Within the Wolbachia pipientis genome, the region ATTTTTAACCTCACTATTAATCAAATATATTAGATTGTACATCTTTGATTATTAAGTTAGTATTAATTTAATTGCTAGTATTGATATATCTTAAAACAATTTGGCTTGACATGATTTTTAGGACTTTAGAAACTGAGATTTATGACTCTTGAGCGTAATAAGTGTAAATGTCTCAAGAGACTTTGTCAACGTAAATGCACAGCTGATAAGGCTATATACAAAATGTCAGTGAGTTATTCTAAGAATAGTATCAAATCAAGAACAATATTGGAATATAAGAGTAATTATGCTATTCATTAGAAATGATTTTGTTAAAGAGTGATTGTGCAAAAAAGTGAGAATTTGACTGAGGATAAAAAATTAGCATCTGATATTCTACAAGAAGTTGCAGATACTGGTAATACTAATAGTGATAAAGTGACGTTGTTTGAAATTAAAACAGCTCTACAAGAATGTGGTTTTGGTATTTTAATAATTATTTTCTCCTTGCCACTGTCTGTACCCATACCAGTTCCACTTGGCTATACAACTATACTTTCCATACCTTTAATCTTACTCCATCTATAATAAATTAAGCCTCGAACTAGAAGCCTGCTATTATTTACTTTACATCAATTTTCTTAATGTGTTTCTCTGACTTAGGTATGGTTACATGCAATACCCCATCTGAGAAATTAGCAGATACCTTATCTTGCTCTACATTTACTGGAAGCTGAATAGACCTATAGAAAGAGCCATAGTATCTTTCTCGATGATAAAATTGCTTATCTTTTGACTCATTATCACACGTCTTTTCACCCTTCACTATTAAGCTATCGCCAGATATACTAATGTCTATGCTTTCTTTGGAAATACCAGGTAACTCTAGTGACAGACAATAGCTTTCATTTGTTTCATAAAAATCGCAAGCTGGTCTACCTCTTCTGGAAAGCTCTGAGTCCCATCCTGTAAAGAAGCTATCAAATATGTTATCAACAGCTCTTTGTAATCCTCTTACACCATCACGGTTATTGTTTTTATTTAAATGAACTATATTACTCACGTTGTACCTCCTTTTACTAATATATGCATTACATAATAATTCCACTTACTAATTTCAATCCTAAATCTAAAGTTTGTTAGATATGAAAAGCTGTCTTACTATAGACCTGCTGCGAATCAAGCGATAAAAAAAAGGAAAGGAGGGTGACTAAAATCAAGGTTAACTAAAAGGCGTGCTTAAGATTTACAATACCAGCAATAATATTGAACCTCAGGTTATATTTTTTCTGAAAATTGCGATAAACATTCGACATAATCTTAAATATCTTTATCTCTCGGATCTTGTTTTCTACTCTCATTCTAAATGATGCTAATCTTCTATTATGCTCTGGAGTTAATGGCTTTTTACGATACTTTTTATATGGAATTATAACATTGCTTTGCAATTTTTGCCAACCTTGATATCCAGAATCGGCATGTTTTATGCTATCAAGTGGTAAATATTTTTCTTGTTTCCTTATGCGGAAATCACTAATTCTACCACGGTATGACTTTGACACTGATAAAATTCTTCCTCCTTCTTCGATAATAATCTCAGTTTTCATAGTGTTGGTTCTTTTTTTCCTGAATATGATTTCTTCCGTTTTTTACTATCTTCTGGTCTCTGTATTTGCTGTTCTGTAACATCAGCCAAAATCTTCAGTATTTTTTCTGGCGTCATACTTCTATCTTTTGTTATAGTCACTTTTTTGGCGAGTAATGGCTCTATTCTCTTAAGTAACCTACATACATTTGCGTTGTGTACATTGAATAGGCATCCTAAAAATCTATGTGTTATGTAAGTGCGATAGTACAAAATTACGCAAAACAACTTATTTTAAAGGAGTAAACAACTCAATTCTTTATAACACTAATTACTGACCTTACCCAGGAAAAGTGGAGAGAAAGTTGGGAATGTTTTTACAAAGAGAATGATGAATCAAAAAGCTCAGGGATGCAATAGTTAATAGTAGAATGTCTGCGTTGTTTGTTATAAAAAATTTCTATATATTCAAATATAGCAGTTTTAATAGACTGTTTGGAGTACTTAGCAGTATTTATTAATAACTCTCTTTTCAGAGAACTAAAGAAACTTTCTACAACGGAATTGTCGTAACAATAGCCTTTGTGACTCATGCTAGGAACTATGTTCTTTATAGCTAGTAGATTTTGGTAATTTTTTGAAGTATATTGTGAACCTTGATCGCTATGTAATAGTAGATTCTTGGGATGGTTACGCTTGTAAATGGCCATTAACAAAGAGTCAATAACCAACTGTTTATTTATTGAGCTACTCATCGACCAGCCAACTACCATACGTGAATATAGATCGATTACTACTGCCAAATATAGCCATCCTTTCTTGGTTCTTATATAAGTAATATCAGTCACCCACACTTTATTTGGTTGATCGGTAATAAAATTTTGATCTAATATATTGGGAACTATGACTCTATTGTCAGTTTGCCGTTTCTTGGTTTTAAATTTTCTTTTAAGTATAGCCTTAATGCCATTTTCTTTCATAACATTTTGCACTGTTTTGATGTTGTAATTTTTACCTAAAGCTTTCAATTCAACATGAATTTTAGGGGCACCATATCTGCATTTAGAAACTTGATGTATTTTTTGAATATCTGCTAATAGATCTTTTTTTGCCAATTCCCTATTGCTTATTTTTTTAGCAAGCCATTTGTAATAACCACTAGCAGATACACCAGAAATTCTACATAATTCTTGTACTTTATAGCAATTGCTATGCTCTTTTATAAAAAGATATTTTACTCTTTTTGACTGGCAAAATATCCCAGGGCTTTTTTTTAAATGTCTCTTTCCCTTGTTACTCTTGCTAACTCTCTCTTTAAGTCAAATCTCTCTTTATCATAAGGCGCTACGTTACCCCTGCCCGGAAATGCATTTACTGCTGACTTTTTCTCGTTATACTTCTTTATCCACTTACCTAATATACCGGGATTTATACCTAGATCCCTTGCTATTTGTGAAATTGTTTCTCCCCTTTCTCTGAAAAGTTTTACAGCTTCTTCTTTGAACTCTGCTGTATACTCTCTTCCATTTGTCATATTGCACCTCTTTATGAAAACATTTTTTACTATAAAAACGTCTCAACTTTCTCTCCACTTTTCCTGGGTAAGGTCAGTAGTTTAGTAACCGCTGTATGTTTATTCTCAATAGCATCACGAAGTAAAACATATCCTTCTGACCATGCTTGTGAGTAAGACAGCCCAAAAGAATTAATTAACTCCCTTGCTCTTTCTAGTCTTCCTTCACGAACTGCAGAAATTAAACTGTAGCTTGTATTATCATTGCCTAGCATAACTACTTACCCTCCAGATTATAACATTTTCCTTATATTAATATAATCATAAATAGATGATATATTATCCACAGTATATAATATAAGTCAAACTAGTTTAAACATAATATTTTTACTATCTTGCAGTGTTTTAGTTTCTGTAATAACCCCAACTATGGATTAAAGAAAGAGATAAAAGTGCAGCTAAGAAGAGAGAAATAGGGTAAGCTCGGGTATTTTAGCAATAATTAAGAGGTTACCCATGAAGAAAGATATTACAGAACTTTACTGTTGCGTCGAGGATTTTTGTCGCACAGTCGATGATAATTTTGCCAATATGCTCCTATCAAAAGGCAGAAAACCCACTAGAATACCAGGAATTACCACTCCGGAAATTCTCACCGTAATTCTATTATACCATCAATCCCCTTGCAAAAGTTTCAAAGCTTTTTACCTACTTTATCTGCCACTTTATAAATCTGAGTTTTCTAAATTGCCAACATATGACCGATTTATCGCTCTTAAATCACGGGTTTTATGGTATTTAGCATTACTTTTGCAATGGTTCTGCAAACAAGCAAAAATGACAGGTATTTCCTACATAGACACTTCTACAATCGCTGTTTGTCACAAAAAAAGGATCTCCAAAAACAAAGTTTTGATGGTTTGGCAGAAATTAGTAAGAGCACATACGGTTGGTTTTTTGGCTTTAAATTGCACTTGGTAATTAATGAAATTGGAGAAATTCAAGCACTTACTCTAACCAAAGGTAACGTTGATGACAGAAAACCTTTGCCAACTCTCACTAAAAGACTGACCGGACTTTTGTTTGGAGATAAGGGCTATATAAAGAAAGAGCTCTTTGAGAAACTCTTTGATAGAGGCCTAAAACTCGTCACTAAAGTAAAAAAAGGTATGAAAAACGTTCTCATTTCACTTCAAGAGAAGATTTTACTAAGGGAAAGATCGATTATTGAGACTGTTTTTGACTCCTTGAAAAACAAATTTGAGATTGAGCACACAAGACACAGATCGCCAACAAATTTCCTAATTCATGTTTTTTCTGTTCTGATTTCCTATTCTATGCAATCGAAAAAGCCCTCTATTTCTATAGACCTGCTGAAAAAGGTGATTGAAAAAATGATGTGAGAGAGGTAGAAGAAGAATAAGCAGATCAAGTAAGGAAAAAAATGAGCTTTAGTTACTATAATATGAAAAAACACCCAAGAAACTTTCGTAATATAACAGGTTTAACTATAGAGGAGTTCGAAAAAGTAGTGGAAAAAGTGAGGTCTGGATGGGAAAAACAGAAAAAGTGTCATGGTAGAAGATCAAAACTACCAACTCTGGAAGATAAGTTGTTTTGCGTAATTTTGTACTATCGCACTTACATAACACATAGATTTTTAGGATGCCTATTCAATGTACACAACGCAAATGTATGTAGGTTACTTAAGAGAATAGAGCCATTACTCGCCAAAAAAGTGACTATAACAAAAGATAGAAGTATGACGCCAGAAAAAATACTGAAGATTTTGGCTGATGTTACAGAACAGCAAATACAGAGACCAGAAGATAGTAAAAAACGGAAGAAATCATATTCAAGAAAAAAAGAACCAACACTATGAAAACTGAGATTATTATCGAAGAAGGAGGAAGAATTTTATCAGTGTCAAAGTCATACCGTGGTAGAATTAGTGATTTCCGCATAAGGAAACAAGAAAAATATTTACCACTTGATAGCATAAAACATGCCGATTCTGGATATCAAGGTTGGCAAAAATTGCAAAGCAATGTTATAATTCCATATAAAAAGTATCGTAAAAAGCCATTAACTCCAGAGCATAATAGAAGATTAGCATCATTTAGAATGAGAGTAGAAAACAAGATCCGAGAGATAAAGATATTTAAGATTATGTCGAATGTTTATCGCAATTTTCAGAAAAAATATAACCTGAGGTTCAATATTATTGCTGGTATTGTAAATCTTAAGCACGCCTTTTAGTTAACCTTGATTTTAGTCACCTTCCTTTCCTTTTTTTTATCGCTTGATTCGCAGCAGGTCTACTGTTTGTTTTTAGCTCTTGCACCAATTGCTGACCACTTGTTTTTGCTTCGATTAAAATTGCGTGTGGTGTCCATCTTGCAGCTAGTGACAAAACTTGCTCTTTAAGCTTTGGATACTCAAGCTTTGCGCGATATACATCAAGTAAATAGAATTTGTTGTCTGTTTTTGCCCAGGTAGTGCAGACGCTAAAGTTGCTCATGCTGCTTGTTGAAACTGCAGTGTCCCAGCTCTGAGTGACATATGAGAGACTATCAGGAAAATTTCTATAGCGCTTCAGCCACTCTCGTTTAATTATACCACTTGAAAGTGGCAGAGGGTTTTGTTGATATTGAGCAGCAAAAGCATAGCTCCCAAGTTCAACCTTTATCATCTCAATTTCTTCTTTTCCTCCATCTAGGGGATATAGCAACTGACCTTCTTCTCTTGAGTATAAAATCCTTGCAGGTGCAATGCGTGATGCTGGTTTATTATACAGCCACCCGATGCGCTCATTTATAGTTACTTGGATGACAGGAACAGGAGGCGCTGGTTTTTTGATTGAATAGATAATCTCCTTATTTTCAGATATCATCGGTAAACAAGTATGGTTCCATATGTTTTTTAGTTTGGAGAGAAGATGCCACGTTAGGTCTTCCTGGTGGAGCCTGTGCATCACAAGAATGATGACTCCTTTTTTTCTATTGTTGAGCCTGGTTACTAAAGTCTGATCGAACCAGTTTGTAGCACGCTTTCTAAACATTTCATTCAAAGCTTGAGCAGAACTGAGCGGATCATCCACGATGATAAAATCTCCACCCTCACCGGTCAATGTCCCTCCAACTGATGTTGCGATTCTGTATCCTCTCTGCACTGTTTGAAATTTGTATTTGGTATTCTGATCTTTGGATAGTTCTACCTCTGGAAACAGCTCTCTATACCAACTAGACTGCATTATACACCTCGTATCGAGCGAGTGCTTTTCGCTGAGCAGCCGAGAGTAACTTGCAACTATTATTCTTGCAGTTGGCTGATTTCCCAGTATCCACGCGGGCCACGCAACACTCACACACATAGATTTCATTGAACGCGGAGGCATATTGAATATTATTCGTCTCACTTCACCAGTACTCGCTGCTTCTAGCCTATCTGCTATGACTTTTATGTACCGATAATTATTATACTCACACCCCGGTACCACCGTTTGAAAGCACAGTTCAATGAATTTTAAAAAGTTGATTTTGTTCATGATATAATGTTGAAACCAGCGCGTGACGCTGGAATGACAAAAAAAGGAGCACTGGAATGACAAGGCTATAGGTTGCAAGCGAGACGTCATACCATGATTTATTCACGGTATCTCACATAGATCCCGCTAACAAGCAGCGGGATGACGGTTGTCGGTAGGCCTAAATTACTTTAGCCATAAATATTTAAGAAATTCACCAAACGAAAAAAAAGGCAAAAGAAGCCCTAGTCATTGTCTATTTTCAGTATTGGCGTTTTTTAAGTCTTAAACGCTGCAATTTAGCTGCTTTTAAACGGCAACTAACCTTAGCTTTAATATTTAAGAAATTTACTAGGCAGAAAAAAAGACATAGAAAACCCGTGGTAGCTAGTTATTGCACTCTCTATTTTAAAATTTGACGTTGGGTGATGTCTTGAACGCTTTATAAGCGCGTTTCAGCTTATGTAGGTAAAAACCTAGAAATTTTATAAAGACATACGGTGCACATAGTGCAAAAAATTAAACAATAGTACGCCAAATACAAGCTTTCTTGTCATTTTAATCTGCTGCAGAGATTGCGAAGTTAAATAAAATAGCTTCACTTTCATGATAAGGGGGCTGGCGGAGTTTGTCAAGGAAGTTTTTTCGTCTCTATTCCCAATAAAAGTTCGTTAATAGCTTCACTTTCATGATAAGGGGGCTGGCGGAGTTTGTCAAGGAAGTTTTTTCGTCTCTATTCCCAATAAAAGTTCGTTAATAGCTTCACTTTCATGATAAGGGGGCTGGCGGAGTTTGTCAAGGAAGTTTTTTCGTCTCTATTCCCAATAAAAGTTCGTTATTGGTTATGCAGGAAGTCTACTTTTTATTCTTAATCAACTCTAAAGCCTTCTTCAAATCTATGCTTTCAATATCTGCATTCTTACCCAAAGCAACGTTTGTTCTATCGCATTTTATATAGAACCCGTACCTGCCTTTGCAGATAAAGATTTCTTTTCCTTTTTCATTAACCCCGAGAGACTTTAACTCTTTGCGTGGACTGTTTGCAATAATTTGTACAACTTCGCTCAATTCTGTATTCAGCACCTCTTTGGAGCTTTTCTTAAGAGAAAAGTATCTACCATCATAGAAAATATAGTACCCGAATCGTCCAAGGCCTATTTTTACTTCCTTTCCGGTTTCTGGGTGTTCTCCAATTATTTTTGGCAAGGAGAGCAACTGAGTAGCGGTATTTAGATCAATGTCATTAACATTTATATCTTTTGGTATAGAAACCGTTTTTTTCTTTCCAGGCTCACTATTAAACTCCAGGTAAAGCCCAAAAGGACCTTTTTTAATTACTACCTCTTGTCCTGTTATATCATCTATACCTAAACTTTTTGGATATTCTGAATTGTCATTACTGCCCGTAATTTCTTTTGTATGGTTGCATTCAGGATAGTTAGAACATCCAAGGAACACTCCTGTTCGCCCAAAGTTCAATTTCAATATGCCACCTAAGCAATCAGGACATTTCGTATTCACCTCTTTTTTTCCTTCTTCTGAACAAAACCAATCGATTACCAAATCGTGAATGCCGCTGAAAACTTCATCATGCGTCATTTGCTTGACAGAGTTTACATGACCAAAAAATGGCACCCAAAAATGGCTCAATTCTTTTTTCCAATCTGCATGTCCATTTGAGATTAAATCAAGCTTTTCTTCCATTTGTGCT harbors:
- a CDS encoding Hsp20/alpha crystallin family protein, encoding MSNIVHLNKNNNRDGVRGLQRAVDNIFDSFFTGWDSELSRRGRPACDFYETNESYCLSLELPGISKESIDISISGDSLIVKGEKTCDNESKDKQFYHRERYYGSFYRSIQLPVNVEQDKVSANFSDGVLHVTIPKSEKHIKKIDVK
- a CDS encoding IS3 family transposase; protein product: MFCQSKRVKYLFIKEHSNCYKVQELCRISGVSASGYYKWLAKKISNRELAKKDLLADIQKIHQVSKCRYGAPKIHVELKALGKNYNIKTVQNVMKENGIKAILKRKFKTKKRQTDNRVIVPNILDQNFITDQPNKVWVTDITYIRTKKGWLYLAVVIDLYSRMVVGWSMSSSINKQLVIDSLLMAIYKRNHPKNLLLHSDQGSQYTSKNYQNLLAIKNIVPSMSHKGYCYDNSVVESFFSSLKRELLINTAKYSKQSIKTAIFEYIEIFYNKQRRHSTINYCIPELFDSSFSL
- a CDS encoding transposase — encoded protein: MTNGREYTAEFKEEAVKLFRERGETISQIARDLGINPGILGKWIKKYNEKKSAVNAFPGRGNVAPYDKERFDLKRELARVTRERDI
- a CDS encoding IS982 family transposase, whose protein sequence is MSQKKDLQKQSFDGLAEISKSTYGWFFGFKLHLVINEIGEIQALTLTKGNVDDRKPLPTLTKRLTGLLFGDKGYIKKELFEKLFDRGLKLVTKVKKGMKNVLISLQEKILLRERSIIETVFDSLKNKFEIEHTRHRSPTNFLIHVFSVLISYSMQSKKPSISIDLLKKVIEKMM
- a CDS encoding terminase; protein product: MNKINFLKFIELCFQTVVPGCEYNNYRYIKVIADRLEAASTGEVRRIIFNMPPRSMKSMCVSVAWPAWILGNQPTARIIVASYSRLLSEKHSLDTRCIMQSSWYRELFPEVELSKDQNTKYKFQTVQRGYRIATSVGGTLTGEGGDFIIVDDPLSSAQALNEMFRKRATNWFDQTLVTRLNNRKKGVIILVMHRLHQEDLTWHLLSKLKNIWNHTCLPMISENKEIIYSIKKPAPPVPVIQVTINERIGWLYNKPASRIAPARILYSREEGQLLYPLDGGKEEIEMIKVELGSYAFAAQYQQNPLPLSSGIIKREWLKRYRNFPDSLSYVTQSWDTAVSTSSMSNFSVCTTWAKTDNKFYLLDVYRAKLEYPKLKEQVLSLAARWTPHAILIEAKTSGQQLVQELKTNSRPAANQAIKKRKGR